Below is a genomic region from Desulfovibrio intestinalis.
GGGCGGGCATCCAGAGGGGCAGCGTAGATCTGCGCGTTGGGGTGGCCGTTGGCGGCCAGTTTGCTGCGCAGCGCGTCGATCAGCTTGTCGTAGGCAAGCCCGGCCACGGGCATGTCGCCCACTTCAGGCAGGTTCATGTGCCCGTCTGGGCCCACGGTCAGGGTGCGGTCCACATTAAGGTCGCCGCCCCATAAACGCACCACCACCCGGTCGCCGGGGGCGATCACCGAGCCTTCTTTGTTTTGGGCAAAATTACCCTGAAAAAGATTGGCCGCGTACGGCCGCACATTGTCTTCGGCCTGGGCTGTGCCGCAAAGGGTCAGCAAGGCCAGAATGACGAAAAAATAGTTTTTTTGCAGCATGGTATTCCAAAGGATGAGACGCGCGGTTTCGCGGCCAAGCCGCGCCGCGCGCCTGCAATAGTTACGGGGCAGCGCCCCGCTGAAATTATGGCTTGGAGATGCCCTGGCCCCATACTCTGGGAGCCATGACCCAGCGCCCCGTTCCGTCCTGGCAAAGAACCACCACTTCGGCTTCCTTTTGCCCGGCCAGTACTGTGCCCCGTTTGCAGTTTTCGCCCTTGGCCGAGGTGAAAACTTCGTCAACGCTCACGCTTACGCCCTGGCCAAACTGTATGTCATCTACAACAGTGGTCTGGCCGGGAGTGGAAACTATCATGAAGCTTTCTACGGGGCCAGGG
It encodes:
- a CDS encoding DVU3141 family protein, encoding MNTSLCTTRASRLSRLATLAAALFLTLPLAACGLGETPQREETPPGPVESFMIVSTPGQTTVVDDIQFGQGVSVSVDEVFTSAKGENCKRGTVLAGQKEAEVVVLCQDGTGRWVMAPRVWGQGISKP